The following coding sequences are from one Sphingobium sp. Cam5-1 window:
- a CDS encoding glycosyltransferase family 2 protein — protein sequence MGVGSISSMVEGVGLSALVAIGVLCFLVVTVRNLVSTIQLLLAARVFATRVRPAQRSYDLWSRYADLALPVSVIAPCFNEELSIADSARALLALEYPDHEVILVNDGSSDATLPVLIKEFDLRPIEREQLAVLQKTRILGIYGSARYPNLILIDKENGRKADAVNAGLGFAAAPLVCVIDADSIIEPDGLLRAAEPFMTDDGSLLAVGGAIRIANGSIVEGGHVRQIRLPRRWLPRYQILEYLRAFLTARIANARLDMLMLISGAFGIFRRAPLVEIGGYRHDTVGEDLEVVTRIHRRMREQKRPYRIAFVPEVVCWTDAPESWRGLRNQRARWEQGALETIVEHRRMLFNPRYGRIGLIGMPLIVIEDVLGPPCELFGYLLIPILYFLGIGSGTVVLAFFSLTVLFGTALSLGTLALEEMQLRRTPSARDLFMIGVAAVVENLGYRQVNLAFRTYGMWRFYRKDNRWAAAGRAGFSKE from the coding sequence CATCCAGTTGCTGCTTGCTGCGCGAGTTTTTGCGACGCGTGTCAGACCTGCTCAGCGATCTTATGACCTTTGGTCTCGCTACGCGGACCTTGCTCTTCCCGTGTCGGTCATCGCGCCCTGCTTCAATGAAGAGCTGTCGATCGCAGACAGCGCGCGCGCGCTGCTGGCGCTGGAATACCCTGACCATGAAGTGATACTGGTGAATGACGGATCCAGCGACGCAACGCTGCCTGTCCTGATTAAAGAATTTGATCTCCGCCCGATTGAACGGGAACAATTGGCGGTGCTCCAGAAAACGCGCATTTTGGGCATCTATGGTTCCGCTCGCTATCCGAACCTCATCCTGATCGATAAGGAAAATGGGCGGAAGGCTGATGCCGTGAACGCAGGATTGGGCTTTGCTGCCGCGCCGCTGGTTTGCGTCATTGATGCCGATTCCATCATAGAGCCCGATGGCTTGCTGCGCGCTGCCGAGCCTTTCATGACGGATGACGGTTCGTTGTTGGCAGTAGGCGGAGCAATTCGGATCGCGAACGGATCAATTGTCGAAGGCGGGCATGTTCGTCAGATCAGGCTGCCGCGGCGCTGGTTGCCGCGCTATCAGATACTGGAATATCTTCGGGCCTTTTTGACGGCCCGCATCGCCAATGCGCGGCTGGATATGCTGATGCTGATTTCCGGAGCCTTCGGCATATTCCGGCGGGCGCCACTGGTAGAAATCGGCGGCTACAGGCACGACACCGTCGGCGAGGATCTGGAAGTCGTCACGCGTATCCACCGCCGGATGCGGGAGCAGAAGCGGCCTTATCGCATTGCCTTCGTTCCTGAAGTGGTATGCTGGACCGACGCGCCTGAAAGCTGGCGAGGGCTGCGCAACCAGCGCGCACGGTGGGAACAGGGCGCGCTGGAGACGATCGTCGAGCATAGGCGCATGCTGTTCAACCCTCGTTACGGCCGTATCGGCCTGATCGGTATGCCTTTGATCGTGATTGAGGATGTGCTTGGACCGCCTTGCGAACTGTTCGGCTACCTTCTGATCCCTATCCTTTACTTTTTGGGGATCGGATCGGGCACGGTCGTGCTTGCCTTCTTCTCTCTGACGGTGCTGTTCGGAACCGCGCTCAGTCTTGGAACCCTGGCGCTTGAGGAAATGCAGCTCAGACGCACGCCTAGCGCACGCGATCTTTTCATGATCGGCGTCGCTGCCGTTGTTGAAAATCTGGGATATCGCCAGGTGAATTTGGCCTTCCGGACTTATGGCATGTGGCGCTTCTACAGGAAGGACAATCGTTGGGCCGCAGCGGGGAGGGCGGGCTTCTCTAAAGAATGA
- a CDS encoding rod shape-determining protein, whose product MKLPRFFSSSAFDMAIDLGTVNTVIHVRDRGIVLNEPSVIAIETRQGFRRVKVVGNEAKLMMGKTPANIQAIRPLRDGVIADIDVAEQMIKHFIDKALNGSRFGRRHEVVVCVPSGSTMVERRALRDAAANAGAARVQLIEEPMAAAIGAGLPVTEPRGAMVVDIGGGTTEVAVLSLRGIAYSNSARVGGDRMDDAIASHIRRNHNLLIGEATSERVKCDLGAATLPDGEGRRIVVKGRDLVNGRPAEMTISEAEIADALAEPVGQIKMAVRTALEQTAPELAADIIEEGITLTGGGALLRRLDEALMEETGLPVKVAETPLMCVAMGAGKALEDPAYQGVLAIS is encoded by the coding sequence ATGAAATTGCCCCGATTTTTTTCGTCCTCTGCCTTTGACATGGCCATCGACCTTGGCACTGTTAACACGGTTATCCACGTCCGCGACCGGGGGATCGTCCTCAATGAGCCGTCGGTCATCGCCATCGAAACCCGGCAGGGGTTCCGTCGCGTAAAGGTCGTGGGCAATGAAGCCAAGCTGATGATGGGGAAGACGCCCGCCAATATACAGGCGATCAGGCCTTTACGCGATGGCGTCATCGCTGACATCGACGTCGCCGAACAAATGATCAAGCATTTCATCGACAAGGCGCTGAACGGCAGCCGCTTTGGTCGGCGGCATGAGGTTGTGGTCTGCGTTCCGTCTGGATCGACCATGGTGGAACGACGCGCGCTGCGCGACGCCGCCGCCAATGCCGGGGCCGCCCGTGTCCAATTGATTGAGGAACCGATGGCGGCGGCGATCGGGGCGGGGCTGCCGGTCACGGAACCGCGTGGCGCGATGGTGGTCGACATCGGGGGCGGAACAACGGAAGTCGCGGTCTTGTCACTGCGTGGTATCGCCTACAGCAATTCGGCGCGGGTCGGCGGTGACCGGATGGACGACGCGATCGCATCGCATATCCGGCGCAACCACAACCTGCTGATCGGCGAAGCAACATCCGAACGGGTGAAGTGTGATCTCGGAGCGGCGACGCTACCCGACGGCGAAGGACGGCGGATAGTGGTCAAGGGCCGCGATCTGGTGAATGGCCGCCCTGCCGAAATGACGATCAGCGAGGCGGAAATCGCGGACGCGCTTGCCGAACCTGTCGGCCAGATCAAGATGGCGGTCAGGACGGCGCTGGAGCAGACCGCGCCGGAACTGGCGGCCGACATCATCGAGGAAGGCATCACCCTGACGGGCGGCGGGGCGCTGCTGCGGCGACTCGACGAGGCGCTGATGGAGGAAACCGGCTTGCCAGTGAAGGTCGCCGAGACGCCGCTGATGTGCGTGGCAATGGGAGCGGGCAAGGCTCTGGAAGATCCCGCCTATCAGGGCGTTCTGGCCATTTCCTGA